Proteins from a single region of Synechococcus sp. WH 8109:
- a CDS encoding ATP-dependent Clp protease ATP-binding subunit — protein MFERFTEKAIKVIMLAQEEARRLGHNFVGTEQILLGLIGEGTGVAAKVLKSMGVNLKDARVEVEKIIGRGSGFVAVEIPFTPRAKRVLELSLEEARQLGHNYIGTEHLLLGLIREGEGVAARVLENLGVDLAKVRTQVIRMLGETAEVTAGGGGGGAKGSTKTPTLDEFGNNLTQLATEAKLDPVVGRHNEIDRVIQILGRRTKNNPVLIGEPGVGKTAIAEGLAQRIQQGDIPDILEDKRVLTLDIGLLVAGTKYRGEFEERLKKIMEEIKAAGNVILVIDEVHTLIGAGAAEGAIDAANILKPALARGELQCIGATTLDEYRKHIERDAALERRFQPVNVGEPSIDDTIEILRGLRERYEQHHRLKITDDALVAAATLGDRYISDRFLPDKAIDLIDEAGSRVRLLNSKLPPAAKEVDKELRSVQKQKEDAVRDQDFTKAGELREKEVELREQIRSLLQANKDEVKADATSGSGETVSAESSASDSSPMVNEEDIAQIVASWTGVPVQKLTESESVKLLNMEETLHKRLIGQDEAVKAVSKAIRRARVGLKNPNRPIASFIFSGPTGVGKTELTKALATYFFGSEEAMIRLDMSEFMERHTVSKLIGSPPGYVGFNEGGQLTEAVRRRPYTVVLFDEIEKAHPDVFNLLLQLLEDGRLTDSKGRTVDFKNTLIIMTSNIGSKVIEKGGGGLGFEFSGESAEESQYTRIRSLVNEELKQYFRPEFLNRLDEIIVFRQLNRDEVKEIAEIMLKEVFGRMGEKGITLTVSDAFKERLVEEGYNPAYGARPLRRAVMRLLEDSLAEEVLSGRIKDGDHAEVDVDENKKVVVRHKGQVDTAPQLAGASV, from the coding sequence ATGTTTGAACGCTTCACCGAGAAGGCCATCAAGGTGATCATGCTGGCCCAGGAAGAGGCTCGCAGACTTGGTCACAACTTCGTTGGTACCGAACAAATCCTCCTCGGCCTGATCGGCGAGGGAACAGGGGTTGCCGCCAAGGTCCTCAAGTCAATGGGCGTCAACCTCAAGGATGCCCGGGTTGAAGTTGAGAAAATCATCGGACGTGGATCCGGCTTTGTCGCTGTTGAGATCCCCTTCACTCCCCGCGCCAAGCGTGTTCTTGAGCTGTCTCTGGAAGAGGCCCGTCAGCTTGGTCACAACTACATCGGTACTGAACACCTACTGCTCGGTCTGATCCGTGAGGGTGAAGGTGTTGCTGCCCGCGTGCTGGAGAACCTCGGTGTCGATCTGGCCAAGGTGCGCACACAAGTGATTCGGATGCTGGGTGAAACCGCTGAAGTCACCGCCGGTGGAGGTGGCGGTGGTGCCAAGGGATCCACCAAAACCCCTACCCTCGACGAGTTTGGCAACAACCTCACCCAGCTCGCCACCGAAGCGAAGCTTGATCCGGTGGTGGGGCGTCACAACGAAATCGACCGAGTCATCCAAATCCTGGGTCGCCGCACCAAAAACAACCCCGTTCTGATCGGCGAGCCGGGTGTCGGTAAGACCGCCATCGCTGAGGGCCTGGCCCAGCGCATTCAGCAGGGCGACATTCCCGACATCCTTGAAGACAAGCGCGTACTGACCCTGGATATTGGTTTGTTGGTGGCCGGCACCAAGTACCGAGGTGAGTTCGAAGAGCGCCTCAAGAAGATCATGGAGGAGATCAAGGCGGCCGGAAATGTCATCCTCGTGATCGACGAGGTGCATACCCTGATCGGTGCCGGCGCTGCTGAGGGGGCGATTGACGCGGCCAACATCCTCAAGCCGGCCCTCGCCCGCGGTGAATTGCAGTGCATCGGCGCCACCACCCTGGACGAGTACCGCAAGCACATCGAACGGGATGCCGCCCTGGAGCGCCGTTTCCAGCCGGTGAATGTGGGTGAGCCGTCCATCGACGACACCATCGAAATTCTTCGCGGCCTGCGCGAGCGTTACGAGCAACACCACCGCCTCAAGATCACCGACGACGCCCTTGTTGCGGCCGCAACCCTTGGCGATCGCTATATATCGGATCGCTTCCTGCCCGATAAGGCCATCGACCTAATCGATGAAGCAGGTTCCCGCGTGCGTCTGCTCAATTCGAAGTTGCCCCCCGCAGCTAAGGAAGTGGACAAGGAATTGCGTTCGGTCCAGAAGCAAAAGGAGGATGCCGTCCGCGATCAGGACTTCACCAAGGCCGGTGAACTGCGCGAGAAGGAAGTGGAACTGCGGGAGCAGATCCGCTCTCTGCTTCAGGCCAACAAGGATGAGGTTAAGGCTGACGCAACCTCTGGATCCGGTGAAACAGTTTCAGCCGAATCGTCTGCTTCAGACAGCTCACCGATGGTGAACGAAGAGGACATCGCCCAGATCGTTGCCTCCTGGACCGGTGTTCCGGTGCAGAAGCTCACCGAGAGCGAGTCGGTCAAGCTGCTCAACATGGAGGAAACCCTCCACAAGCGTCTGATTGGTCAGGACGAAGCCGTTAAGGCGGTGTCCAAGGCCATCCGCCGTGCTCGTGTCGGCTTGAAGAACCCCAACCGCCCGATCGCCAGCTTCATCTTCTCCGGCCCCACCGGTGTGGGCAAAACCGAGCTCACCAAAGCTCTGGCGACCTATTTCTTCGGCAGCGAGGAGGCGATGATCCGCCTCGACATGTCGGAATTCATGGAGCGCCACACGGTCAGCAAGCTGATCGGCTCGCCTCCGGGCTACGTAGGTTTCAACGAAGGCGGTCAGCTCACCGAGGCGGTGCGTCGCCGGCCTTACACCGTGGTGCTCTTCGACGAAATCGAAAAGGCACACCCCGATGTGTTCAACCTGTTGCTGCAGCTTCTGGAAGACGGCCGTCTGACCGATTCCAAGGGCCGCACGGTCGACTTCAAGAACACCCTGATCATCATGACCTCGAACATCGGTTCGAAGGTGATCGAGAAGGGTGGCGGCGGCCTCGGCTTCGAGTTCTCCGGTGAAAGCGCTGAGGAGTCTCAGTACACCCGTATCCGTTCCCTGGTGAATGAGGAGCTTAAGCAGTACTTCCGGCCTGAATTCCTCAACCGTCTCGACGAAATCATCGTCTTCCGTCAGCTCAACCGCGACGAGGTGAAGGAGATCGCCGAGATCATGCTCAAAGAGGTCTTTGGCCGCATGGGCGAGAAGGGCATCACCCTCACCGTGTCCGATGCGTTCAAGGAGCGCCTGGTGGAGGAGGGCTACAACCCTGCATATGGCGCACGTCCGCTGCGTCGGGCCGTCATGCGTCTTCTCGAGGATTCCCTCGCCGAAGAGGTGCTGTCGGGTCGGATCAAGGACGGCGACCACGCTGAAGTAGATGTTGATGAGAACAAGAAGGTGGTGGTCCGCCACAAAGGTCAGGTGGACACGGCACCGCAACTCGCCGGTGCCAGCGTCTGA
- a CDS encoding iron-containing alcohol dehydrogenase family protein, whose product MGRSISSHSIAPARVLRGDGAWDESLPQIKSLCSRPLVLGRSASTAVQRQRLVSDLLAQGLKTFQAQLQFDCCEQDLQRVAAEAQGCDAVLAAGGGKVLDAGKLLAHRLSLPCITVPLSASTCAGWTALSNIYSPQGAFEGDVALDRCPDLLVFDHGLVRQAPPRTLASGVADALAKWYEASVSSGDSSDGLVQQAVQMARVLRDQLLIDSLTALKDPDSEAWVRIAEACALTAGVMGGLGGARCRTVAAHAVHNGLSQMQACHHVLHGEKVGFGILVQLRLEERLGGNRLAGQSHRQLLPLLRQLGLPVSLDDLGLAQASLSELQEVCRFACRDGSDLHHLPFAVTPGALLEALVGAAEFSPSSL is encoded by the coding sequence ATGGGTCGATCCATCTCGTCCCACTCCATTGCCCCCGCCAGAGTTTTGCGGGGGGATGGAGCTTGGGATGAGTCCTTGCCTCAAATCAAATCTCTCTGCTCACGTCCGCTCGTGCTGGGTCGCAGTGCTTCCACTGCGGTTCAGCGACAGCGCTTAGTGTCGGATCTTCTGGCCCAGGGGCTTAAAACTTTCCAGGCTCAGCTTCAGTTCGACTGCTGTGAGCAGGATCTCCAGAGGGTGGCTGCGGAAGCCCAGGGCTGTGACGCCGTTTTGGCCGCAGGGGGCGGAAAAGTACTGGACGCCGGCAAGTTGCTTGCCCATCGCCTTTCCCTGCCCTGCATCACCGTTCCACTGAGCGCCTCCACCTGTGCCGGCTGGACGGCTCTCTCCAACATCTATTCCCCTCAGGGTGCTTTCGAAGGGGATGTGGCCCTCGATCGCTGCCCTGATCTTCTTGTCTTCGATCACGGCCTGGTGCGCCAAGCCCCACCCCGCACGCTGGCCAGTGGAGTCGCTGATGCCCTAGCGAAGTGGTACGAAGCCTCGGTGAGCAGCGGCGACAGCAGCGATGGTTTGGTGCAGCAGGCAGTACAGATGGCACGGGTGCTGCGGGATCAACTGCTGATCGACAGCCTCACGGCGCTGAAGGATCCAGACAGTGAAGCCTGGGTGCGCATCGCCGAAGCCTGTGCTCTCACCGCTGGGGTGATGGGAGGACTGGGCGGTGCCCGTTGCCGCACTGTTGCGGCCCATGCCGTTCACAACGGCCTCTCCCAGATGCAGGCCTGTCACCACGTTCTGCATGGCGAGAAGGTGGGCTTCGGAATTCTTGTGCAGCTTCGCTTGGAGGAACGTCTGGGCGGCAACCGGCTTGCAGGCCAGTCGCACCGCCAGCTGTTGCCATTGCTGCGGCAGCTTGGTTTGCCTGTCAGCCTTGATGATCTGGGTCTGGCGCAGGCCAGTCTCAGTGAGTTGCAGGAGGTGTGTCGCTTCGCCTGCCGTGATGGTTCCGATCTGCATCATTTGCCCTTCGCTGTGACGCCTGGTGCTTTGCTGGAAGCCCTTGTGGGTGCTGCGGAATTCAGCCCCAGCAGCCTTTGA